A single genomic interval of Carassius carassius chromosome 24, fCarCar2.1, whole genome shotgun sequence harbors:
- the LOC132103738 gene encoding cysteine-rich venom protein ENH1-like — protein MFAVTVCILGLLHLSAACNLVSVCTDLTSVQQEIVDLHNAYRRAVEPTASNMLKMRWSDAVAESAQGWIDQCNMTHGPPSSRLIDRYEMGENLFKGSALYSWTDVINAWHSEVNNYEYPTGSTNGQPIGHYTQVVWYSSYEVGCAVAQCGSSYFYGCHYYRAGNFRGVPPYSLGDPCAACPDDCEDDLCTNPCPYINTFTNCDELKEMATCDHSLVSQWCPASCQCEDKIIPIARK, from the exons ATGTTTGCAGTAACAGTTTGTATCCTGGGATTGCTCCATTTGAGCGCTGCCTGCAACTTGGTGA GCGTCTGTACAGACCTGACTTCTGTTCAGCAGGAGATCGTGGATCTACACAACGCCTACCGAAGGGCTGTGGAGCCGACTGCCAGCAACATGCTGAAAATG CGTTGGAGCGATGCAGTGGCAGAGTCAGCTCAAGGCTGGATTGATCAGTGTAACATGACACATGGACCACCGAGCAGCCGCCTGATTGACA GATATGAAATGGGTGAAAATCTCTTCAAGGGCTCTGCGCTTTATTCATGGACTGATGTGATAAATGCCTGGCACAGCGAAGTCAACAATTATGAATATCCCACCGGATCCACCAACGGTCAGCCGATTGGACATTACACACAG GTGGTGTGGTACAGCTCATATGAGGTCGGTTGTGCCGTGGCTCAGTGTGGAAGCTCCTACTTCTACGGATGCCATTACTACAGAGC AGGGAATTTCAGAGGAGTCCCGCCGTACTCGCTGGGTGATCCGTGTGCTGCCTGTCCGGATGACTGTGAAGATGATCTGTGCA CCAATCCCTGTCCGTACATCAACACGTTCACCAATTGCGATGAACTGAAAGAGATGGCCACTTGTGACCACTCCCTGGTGAGCCAGTGGTGTCCAGCCAGTTGTCAATGTGAAGACAAAATCATCCCCATTGCGAGGAAATGA